A single region of the Raphanus sativus cultivar WK10039 chromosome 1, ASM80110v3, whole genome shotgun sequence genome encodes:
- the LOC108832354 gene encoding uncharacterized protein LOC108832354 yields the protein MGISKEATVAEVLMMSRRRRHREPVLNLIEEELLKCTVNDADDVGLWKQKENVFKSKFSTRHTWNILRTRSEECNWSKGIWFSYATPKFAFLAWLANHNRLSTGDRMMSWGGNSNVGCSFCDVEMETRNHIFFECEYAEAVWKNLAGKLMGDDYSHVWAIVYEMI from the coding sequence ATGGGTATCAGTAAGGAAGCAACGGTTGCTGAAGTGTTGATGATGTCTCGTAGAAGAAGGCATAGAGAACCTGTTCTGAATTTGATAGAAGAAGAGTTATTGAAATGTACGGTGAATGATGCTGATGATGTTGGTCTTTGGAAGCAGAAGGAAAATGTCTTCAAGAGCAAATTCTCAACAAGACACACTTGGAATATTCTGAGAACCAGAAGTGAAGAGTGTAATTGGTCTAAGGGTATTTGGTTCTCCTATGCGACACCGAAGTTTGCTTTCCTTGCGTGGCTGGCAAATCATAATAGACTGTCCACGGGGGACAGGATGATGAGCTGGGGAGGTAACTCAAATGTTGGTTGTTCTTTTTGTGATGTGGAGATGGAAACAAGGAATCACATTTTCTTTGAATGTGAGTATGCTGAAGCGGTTTGGAAGAATCTTGCTGGGAAGCTTATGGGGGATGATTATTCACATGTTTGGGCAATTGTTTATGAAATGATTTGA
- the LOC108809104 gene encoding scarecrow-like protein 5: protein MEATQKHIIQDGSSMFYHQPSSVVKQMDISVQTFDSYCTLESSSGTKSHHPCPNNNNNITSSTTSFSSNGSPVSQSNNTNNNTSQFSPEDNNNNSPLSGSSATNNNETELSLMLKDLETAMMEPDLEDTSFNGYEYGQQQQQQQQQHRAAASSAMYRSMEMISRGDLKGTLYECAKAVENCDVAMTDWLISQLQHMVSVSGEPVQRLGAYMLEGLVARLASSGSSIYKALRCKDPTGPELLTYMHILYEACPYFKFGYESANGAIAEAVKNESFVHIIDFQISQGGQWVSLIRALGARPGGPPRVRITGIDDPRSSFARQGGLELVGQRLGKLAEMCGVPFEFHGAALCCTEVEIEKLGVRNGEALAVNFPLVLHHMPDESVTVENHRDRLLRLVKRLSPNVVTLVEQEANTNTAPFLPRFVETMNHYLAVFESIDVKLARDHKERINVEQHCLAREVVNLIACEGVEREERHEPLGKWRSRFHMAGFKPYPLSSYVNATIKGLLESYSEKYTLEERDGALYLGWKNQPLITSCAWR, encoded by the coding sequence ATGGAGGCTACACAGAAACATATCATTCAAGATGGATCTTCAATGTTTTATCATCAACCATCTTCAGTAGTCAAGCAAATGGACATCTCTGTTCAGACCTTTGATTCTTACTGTACACTTGAATCCTCTTCAGGCACCAAGTCTCATCATCCTTGtcctaacaacaacaacaacatcactTCTTCAACCACAAGCTTTTCCTCTAACGGAAGTCCCGTCTCACAATCCAACAACACCAACAACAACACATCTCAGTTTTCCCctgaagacaacaacaacaactctcCTCTAAGCGGATCTTCCGCCACAAACAACAACGAGACAGAGCTCAGTCTCATGCTCAAAGACCTGGAGACTGCAATGATGGAGCCTGATCTAGAAGACACCAGCTTCAACGGTTATGAGTAtggacaacaacaacaacaacagcagcaacaacaCAGAGCTGCTGCTTCTTCAGCTATGTACAGATCCATGGAGATGATCTCCAGAGGAGACTTAAAAGGAACGCTCTACGAATGCGCCAAAGCAGTTGAGAACTGCGATGTGGCGATGACTGATTGGTTGATCTCTCAGCTACAGCATATGGTCTCTGTCTCTGGAGAGCCTGTTCAGCGCTTAGGAGCTTATATGCTTGAAGGCCTCGTCGCTCGGCTGGCTTCTTCTGGCAGCTCAATCTACAAAGCTCTTAGATGCAAAGACCCCACAGGTCCTGAGCTTCTCACCTACATGCACATCTTGTACGAAGCTTGTCCTTACTTCAAGTTCGGTTACGAATCTGCCAACGGAGCTATAGCTGAAGCTGTGAAGAACGAGAGCTTTGTGCACATTATAGATTTTCAAATCTCTCAAGGTGGTCAGTGGGTGAGTTTGATCCGTGCTCTGGGGGCTCGTCCTGGTGGACCTCCGAGGGTGAGGATCACGGGGATTGATGATCCAAGATCCTCGTTTGCAAGACAAGGAGGGCTTGAGTTAGTCGGACAGAGACTCGGGAAGCTCGCTGAGATGTGCGGTGTGCCGTTTGAGTTTCACGGAGCTGCCTTGTGCTGCACGGAAGTGGAAATAGAGAAGCTTGGAGTTAGAAACGGAGAAGCCTTGGCGGTTAACTTCCCTCTTGTCCTTCACCACATGCCTGACGAGAGTGTGACCGTGGAGAATCACAGAGACAGGTTGCTGAGGCTTGTCAAGCGTTTGTCTCCCAACGTTGTGACTCTGGTTGAGCAAGAAGCGAACACAAACACCGCGCCGTTTCTTCCTCGGTTTGTGGAGACGATGAACCATTACTTGGCGGTTTTTGAGTCCATAGATGTGAAGCTCGCTAGGGATCACAAGGAGAGGATCAATGTGGAGCAGCACTGTCTGGCTAGGGAGGTGGTGAATCTTATAGCTTGCGAAGGGGTTGAAAGAGAAGAGAGGCATGAGCCTTTGGGGAAGTGGAGGTCGAGGTTTCACATGGCGGGTTTCAAGCCCTATCCGTTGAGCTCTTATGTGAATGCGACGATCAAAGGGTTGCTTGAGAGTTATTCAGAGAAGTATACACTTGAGGAGAGGGATGGAGCGTTGTATTTAGGGTGGAAGAATCAGCCTCTCATCACTTCTTGTGCTTGGAGGTAA
- the LOC108841853 gene encoding uncharacterized protein LOC108841853, translated as MADIDISTGNEPLINHENNRNKVFNRCVSHQQDELQSFRKYLRWMCVDHSSPWTAILSWTMFVVFTLVVPAISHFLLACADCDSYHSRPYDGVVQLSLSSVAAVSFLCLTRFVSKYGLRRFLFFDKLWDESETVRRNYTNQLNTSLHIVSYFVIPCFLAMSAYKIWWYASGGSQIPFLGNVILSDTVACVMELCSWLYRTTVIFLVCVLFRLICHLQILRLQDFAKLFQIDSDVGSILSEHLRIRRHLRIISHRYRSFILCLLVLVTGSQFSSLLITTKAYTEVNIYRAGELALCSMTLVTALLILLRSASKITHKAQAVTCLAAKWHVCATLESFEIADGETPTLVARNSHSNKGNDVITLAESDSDDYGDEEDDLDNNNIIPAYAFSTISFQKRQALVSYFENNRAGITVYGFTLDRGTLHTIFGLELSLVLWLLGKTIGIS; from the exons ATGGCGGACATCGACATCAGCACCGGCAACGAGCCGTTGATCAACCACGAGAACAACAGAAACAAGGTCTTTAATCGCTGCGTCTCGCACCAGCAAGACGAGCTACAGAGCTTCCGTAAATACCTGAGATGGATGTGCGTGGACCACTCGAGTCCATGGACTGCGATCCTCTCTTGGACCATGTTCGTCGTCTTCACGCTCGTGGTTCCTGCGATCTCTCACTTCCTCCTCGCTTGCGCCGATTGCGACAGTTACCATTCCAGACCGTACGACGGAGTCGTGCAGCTGTCTCTAAGCAGCGTCGCCGCAGTCTCTTTCCTCTGCCTCACTAGATTCGTCAGCAAGTACGGTCTCCGACGGTTCCTCTTCTTCGATAAGCTATGGGACGAGAGCGAAACCGTACGCAGAAACTACACCAATCAACTCAAT ACGTCGCTTCATATTGTCTCCTACTTCGTGATCCCATGTTTCTTAGCAATGAGTGCTTACAAAATATGGTGGTACGCTTCAGGTGGATCTCAAATACCATTTTTAGGAAACGTTATTTTGAGCGATACCGTCGCTTGTGTTATGGAGCTTTGTTCTTGGCTTTACCGAACAACCGTGATCTTCCTTGTCTGTGTTCTCTTCCGTCTCATTTGCCATCTTCAGATCCTTCGCCTACAGGACTTTGCTAAGCTCTTTCAGATTGATTCAGATGTTGGTTCAATCTTGTCTGAACATCTTCGTATCAGACGTCATCTGAGAATCATTAGTCATAGATATCGTTCTTTCATTCTATGCTTGTTGGTTCTTGTCACTGGAAGTCAGTTTTCTTCTCTGCTTATTACTACCAAAGCTTACACTGAAGTCAATATCTACAGAGCTGGAGAACTCGCT CTTTGTTCCATGACATTAGTCACTGCATTGCTGATACTATTACGAAGTGCGTCAAAGATCACACACAAGGCTCAAGCTGTGACATGTTTAGCTGCGAAATGGCATGTATGCGCAACGTTAGAATCTTTTGAGATAGCAGATGGAGAGACTCCAACTTTGGTTGCTAGAAACAGTCATAGCAATAAAGGCAATGATGTTATTACGTTAGCAGAATCAGATAGTGACGATTATGGTGACGAAGAAGATGATCTGGACAACAATAACATCATTCCTGCTTATGCTTTCAGTACCATCTCATTCCAAAAGCGACAAGCTCTAg tgAGTTACTTCGAGAATAACAGAGCAGGAATCACAGTTTATGGATTTACACTTGATAGAGGTACACTCCATACAATTTTCGGACTTGAATTGTCTCTTGTTCTCTGGCTTCTTGGTAAAACCATTGGCATTTCTTGA
- the LOC108840435 gene encoding pirin-like protein At1g50590, whose translation MPISEEASGKKRLVVKKLFARQQHEGFGAVVRRSIGRFELRYFDPFLVLDEFSVSAPAGFPDHPHRGFETVTYMLEGEILHEDCEGHKGVIREGGLQWMTAGKGIVHSEMPSSNATGTTRNKGLQLWINLSSKHKLVMPSYQEIESKDIAEAEKDGVRVRIIAGEWNGVKSKICTRTPTMYLDFTLTPGSKISQHIPLHWNAFVYVLQGHGHFGDSRSQHSTAAAHHLLILGLGGDRLEAWNGSDSGLPLRFILVGGEPIGEPVVQFGPFVMNTQEEIDQTVDDFENFTNGFEKARHWKSQAASDLGLLF comes from the exons ATGCCAATCTCAGAGGAAGCTTCTGGTAAGAAGAGGTTAGTTGTTAAGAAGCTTTTCGCTAGACAGCAGCACGAAGGCTTTGGTGCTGTTGTAAGAAGAAGCATAGGAAGGTTTGAGTTGAGATACTTCGACCCATTTCTTGTTCTGGATGAGTTCTCAG TTTCGGCTCCTGCAGGATTCCCAGATCATCCACACAGAG GATTTGAGACGGTCACTTACATGTTAGAG GGAGAGATTTTGCATGAAGACTGTGAAGGACACAAAGGGGTAATAAGAGAAGGAGGATTACAATGGATGACGGCAGGAAAAGGCATAGTTCACTCTGAAATGCCTTCTTCTAACGCTACTGGCACTACTCGCAACAAAGGCTTGCAGCTTTGGATCAATCTTTCTTCAAAACATAAACT AGTAATGCCGAGTTATCAAGAGATAGAGAGCAAGGATATAGCAGAAGCAGAGAAAGATGGTGTGAGGGTGAGAATCATAGCAGGAGAATGGAATGGAGTTAAGTCAAAGATCTGCACAAGAACACCAACAATGTATTTAGACTTCACTCTCACACCTGGTTCTAAAATCTCTCAGCACATTCCACTTCACTGGAATGCATTTGTCTATGTTCTTCAAGGCCATGGCCATTTTGGGGATTCCAGGTCACAACACTCAACTGCTGCCGCGCATCACTTGCTGATTCTAGGCCTAGGTGGGGACCGGTTAGAGGCTTGGAATGGTTCTGATTCAGGTCTGCCGCTTCGGTTTATCCTTGTTGGTGGTGAGCCTATAGGTGAACCAGTGGTTCAGTTTGGTCCTTTTGTTATGAACACACAGGAAGAGATTGATCAAACCGTTGATGATTTTGAGAATTTTACAAATGGATTCGAAAAAGCTAGACATTGGAAGTCTCAAGCTGCCTCTGACTTGGGATTGTTGTTCTAA